The Juglans microcarpa x Juglans regia isolate MS1-56 chromosome 2S, Jm3101_v1.0, whole genome shotgun sequence genome has a window encoding:
- the LOC121252885 gene encoding zinc finger protein JAGGED-like encodes MEIIYEEDSKSSSTEESDRLEQKDHDKGTGRSYECVFCKRGFTTAQALGGHMNIHRKDKGKASRPNISAPNNSVVSSGADENYRSLKSYLPFQIYPTSHYPKLAPEIVPVIYQMPFSAPTWDLRLQPHTYQGAELSVQYPRHLDLFDEEYWETSLRLQVGPTHHHVDHDHDQGEKRSEVGSEQGELDLELRLGHYP; translated from the coding sequence ATGGAAATCATCTACGAGGAAGATTCAAAGAGCTCAAGTACTGAAGAAAGCGATCGATTAGAACAGAAGGATCATGACAAGGGGACTGGCCGATCCTACGAATGCGTGTTTTGCAAGAGAGGCTTCACTACAGCACAAGCCTTGGGCGGACACATGAATATCCATAGGAAAGACAAAGGCAAGGCGTCTAGACCCAATATTTCAGCTCCTAATAATTCAGTCGTTTCAAGCGGAGCCGATGAAAACTATAGGAGTCTTAAATCATACCTACCATTTCAAATCTATCCCACCTCTCATTATCCCAAATTAGCTCCTGAGATAGTACCCGTAATTTATCAAATGCCTTTCTCAGCACCAACATGGGATCTGAGGCTGCAGCCACATACATATCAAGGTGCTGAGTTGTCTGTGCAATATCCACGACATCTAGATCTCTTTGATGAGGAGTACTGGGAAACAAGTCTAAGATTGCAAGTTGGTCCAACGCATCATCATgtagatcatgatcatgatcagggAGAAAAGAGATCAGAAGTTGGCAGTGAACAAGGTGAATTGGACTTGGAGCTTCGACTTGGTCATTATCCATAG
- the LOC121253696 gene encoding bet1-like SNARE 1-1: protein MNARRDFRNNKTALFDGIEEGGIKASSSYSHEIDEHDNEGAIDGLQDRVILLKRLSGDINEEVESHNRMLDRMGNDMDSSRGVLSGTMDRFKMVFETKSSRRMFTLVASFVVIFLVIYYLTR, encoded by the exons GGACTTCCGTAACAACAAAACTGCTCTTTTTGATGGAATCGAGGAGGGTGGCATAAAGGCCTCATCTTCTTACTCTCATGAAATTGATGAGCATGACAATGAAGGAGCAATAGATGGATTGCAAGACAGAGTCATTCTGCTGAAGAGA CTGTCAGGAGATATAAATGAGGAGGTGGAAAGTCATAATCGCATGCTGGATAGAATG GGCAACGATATGGACTCATCAAGGGGAGTCTTGTCAGGAACCATGGATCGTTTCAAGATG GTATTTGAGACCAAGTCAAGCCGGAGAATGTTTACACTTGTGGCATCATTTGTCGTCATTTTTCTAGTTATATACTATCTTACCAGGTAA